A section of the Herpetosiphonaceae bacterium genome encodes:
- a CDS encoding FAD-dependent oxidoreductase produces MVDTPPEHMSLWIATAPGPTFPRLLGDLTVDVAILGGGIAGLTTATLLKQAGKTVAVIEADQVVRGVTGYTTAKVTAQHNLIYADLIDTFGEDAARIYAHSNQAALERIAQFVAEDGIDCDFERKPNYCYSESATDLTMLEEEVTAAQNLGLPASLVTATGLPFPVAGALRVDHQAQFHPRKYLLQLAARIPGAGSFIFEHTRALDVEESNPHRVITDQGVLQAQDVVVATHYPILDRGLFFARVFPRREYVICVRANEGTDPHGMYISIGEPTRSVRTAPSPDGLLLVIGGEKHRPGEDPDTNARYRQLEHFARERFGCDQVVYRWSTQDTYAVDRVPYIGRLRPGADHLYVATGFGAWGMTNGTLAGMIIADAILGVVNPWAELYYPSRLNLRASAAKLLKEGANVARHFIGDRLAGGETFPDAIPPGEGAIVNHHGEKVAVYKDEQGKLHGVSPVCTHLGCLVGWNTAEKSWDCPCHGSRFDVTGQVIHGPAVANLAQQNLADRSGMAAYRDGTEDDRA; encoded by the coding sequence ATGGTCGACACACCCCCTGAACACATGTCCCTGTGGATCGCGACGGCACCGGGCCCAACGTTTCCACGACTTCTCGGGGACCTCACCGTCGATGTTGCCATCCTCGGCGGAGGCATCGCTGGCCTGACCACCGCCACGCTGCTCAAGCAGGCGGGAAAAACGGTTGCGGTGATCGAAGCGGATCAGGTGGTCCGGGGCGTGACCGGATACACGACCGCAAAAGTCACCGCCCAGCACAACCTGATCTATGCCGACCTGATCGACACGTTTGGGGAAGATGCCGCCCGCATCTATGCCCATTCCAATCAGGCTGCCCTTGAGCGGATTGCCCAATTTGTCGCGGAAGATGGCATTGACTGTGATTTCGAGCGCAAGCCGAACTACTGCTACAGCGAGTCCGCCACCGATCTCACCATGCTGGAGGAGGAAGTCACGGCAGCGCAGAACCTCGGGCTGCCCGCCTCCCTGGTCACGGCAACCGGCCTGCCCTTTCCGGTGGCTGGCGCACTTCGCGTCGACCATCAGGCCCAATTTCATCCACGCAAGTACCTGCTGCAGCTCGCGGCGCGCATTCCAGGCGCTGGCAGCTTCATCTTTGAACATACGCGGGCGCTGGATGTCGAGGAGAGCAACCCCCATCGGGTGATTACGGATCAGGGCGTGCTACAGGCGCAGGATGTCGTGGTCGCGACCCACTACCCGATCCTCGATCGCGGGCTGTTCTTCGCCCGGGTGTTCCCCCGCCGCGAATACGTGATCTGTGTGCGGGCCAACGAAGGAACCGATCCGCACGGCATGTATATCAGCATCGGCGAGCCAACCCGATCCGTGCGGACCGCGCCCTCGCCCGACGGTCTCCTTCTGGTGATTGGCGGCGAAAAACACCGTCCCGGGGAGGACCCGGACACGAACGCGAGGTACCGCCAGCTTGAACACTTCGCGCGCGAACGCTTCGGCTGCGATCAGGTCGTGTATCGGTGGTCGACCCAGGATACCTATGCCGTCGATCGAGTGCCGTATATCGGTCGCTTGCGACCGGGCGCTGACCATCTCTATGTGGCGACCGGATTCGGTGCCTGGGGCATGACCAATGGCACCCTCGCTGGGATGATTATTGCGGATGCGATCCTAGGCGTGGTCAATCCCTGGGCCGAACTATACTATCCGAGTCGCCTCAACCTGCGGGCATCGGCGGCGAAACTGCTGAAGGAAGGGGCGAATGTTGCGCGGCACTTCATTGGGGATCGGCTGGCAGGTGGCGAAACGTTCCCCGATGCCATTCCTCCTGGCGAAGGCGCCATCGTTAACCATCATGGCGAAAAGGTGGCTGTCTATAAGGATGAGCAGGGGAAGCTGCATGGTGTTTCGCCGGTCTGCACGCACCTCGGCTGCCTGGTTGGCTGGAACACCGCTGAGAAGAGTTGGGATTGTCCCTGCCACGGCTCGCGCTTCGACGTGACCGGTCAGGTGATTCACGGCCCGGCGGTTGCGAATCTTGCGCAGCAGAACCTCGCTGACCGTTCGGGCATGGCAGCGTATCGCGACGGAACCGAGGATGACCGTGCGTAG
- the rnhA gene encoding ribonuclease HI: MTTELREVTILTDGACIGNPGPGGYGVVPKFGERTKELSGGFRLMTNNRMELIAVIKGLRALKERCIVSVFSDSEYVVEAMTKGWPARWRANGWMRTKKDRAVNPDLWQLLLEVVAHHQVTFSWVKGYAGHPENERCDQLALAAAQGRDLPVDDGYEHPASVLPITGSLFD; this comes from the coding sequence ATGACCACGGAACTCAGGGAGGTGACCATCTTAACCGACGGGGCCTGTATCGGCAATCCCGGTCCGGGCGGCTACGGCGTGGTCCCGAAATTTGGCGAGCGGACTAAAGAACTCTCTGGCGGCTTTCGCTTGATGACCAACAATCGCATGGAGTTGATCGCGGTCATCAAGGGGCTGCGCGCCTTGAAGGAGCGCTGCATTGTTTCGGTATTTAGCGACTCAGAGTATGTGGTTGAGGCGATGACGAAGGGCTGGCCGGCGCGCTGGCGGGCCAACGGCTGGATGCGCACCAAAAAAGACCGCGCTGTGAATCCGGATTTGTGGCAGCTGCTGCTGGAAGTGGTCGCGCATCACCAGGTGACGTTCAGTTGGGTCAAGGGATACGCGGGCCATCCCGAGAACGAGCGCTGCGATCAGCTCGCCCTGGCCGCCGCCCAAGGGCGCGATCTGCCGGTCGATGACGGCTACGAACATCCCGCGTCGGTGCTGCCCATCACGGGATCGCTCTTCGACTGA